The DNA region GAGTCTATCCACCCAGCAGAGGGCAACCGAGCAACTCCCCGAGGAGTGCCCGCTCGAAACTGAGCACCACAGCCGCTTCTGCCCGACATGCAGCTCTCGCCTTGAAGACAGCCGCTGCAAGCTGGTCTGCCGAACCTGCGGCTTTTTTCTCAGCTGCGCGGACTTTTACTAGGCAAACACCTAAACCATCGTTCACCTTCGGTCTTCAACGTTGTGAGCGACCGTATCAGCCGTGGTTCGAGATGGATGATCCACAGCGATGCGGAAGTCATTCTGTCAGAAACTGAAGGTAGGAAATTCGACGAAAATATGAAGAAAAAACAACGCATTGGCATTCTCTTCGGCGGTCGCTCCGGCGAACACGAGATCTCCCTACTCTCCGCTGCCTCCATCCTGAAAGCGATCGACAAAAAGAAGTACGAAGTGGTTCCTATCGGGATCACCAAACAGGGCCATTGGGTCGGCTCCGACGAAGCGCAGGCTTTGCTGACCGGCAATGGAAGCCAGCCTGAACCGCTGCAGCTAAGTGCCGGTTCAGACCTCGTTCACCAGAGCAACAATCTTACGCAGACAGTCGATGTTGTCTTTCCCGTGCTGCATGGAACGTTTGGAGAGGATGGGACGATTCAGGGCCTCTTTGAGCTGGCCGACATTGCCTATGTTGGCTCGGGCGTTCTTGGGTCCGCCGCAGGCATGGACAAGGACGTGATGAAGAAGCTCTTTGCCGCCGCCGGACTGCCGCAGACGCCGTACCTCGCGCTGACCCGCGCCGAGTGGAAGGCTGACCCGAGGCGTTGCACGCGCCAGATCGAAAAAGCGCTGCAATATCCTGTGTTCGTGAAGCCCGCAAATCTCGGTTCGAGCGTCGGCATCTCCAAGGTGCATGACCGCTCCGAATTGGCCCCCGCGATGGATCTTGCCGCTGGCTTCGACCGCAAGCTGGTCATCGAGCAGGGAGTGGGCGGGCCGGGCGTGAAACCCCGAGAGCTTGAGGTGGCTGTGCTCGGCAATGATGCTCCCGAGGCTTCGGTGGTGGGAGAGATCGTTCCCGATAAAGAGTTCTACGACTATGAGGCGAAGTACGTCTCCGATGCCAGCATTCCGATCATTCCAGCCAAACTGACTGCGGCGGAATCGAAGCAGATCCGCGCCATGGCGATCGCCGCCTTTCGCGCCTGCGATTGCGCCGGGCTGGCCCGCGTGGATTTTTTGATGGAGCCGGCGCGCAAAGGGAAGAAGGCGCAAATCTATCTGAACGAGATCAATACGATGCCCGGCTTTACCAGCATCAGCATGTATCCCAAGCTGTGGGGTGCGACGGGGCTGCCGTACAAACAGCTCATCGACCGCCTGATTGCGCTGGCTGTGGAGCGGCATAAAGAAAAGCTGGAGACCAGCTTCAGCCTGAAATAGTGGACAGATTAGCGGCTGAAGCTGGTCTCGGTGGTTACGCCGATGCCGTACTCTTGCTGGCAAGTTGCCGCAGAACGTACTGCAGGATTCCACCGTTCTGGTAGTAGAGGATCTCCTGCGGTGTGTCGATGCGCACGGTGGCGGCAAACTCGATGGTCTTGCCGAGGTCCGATTCGGCGAAGACAGTGATCTCCTTGCCATCGGCGAACTTGCCGTCGAGCATGGCCTTCAGTTGTCCCGCAACGTCGCCAATGGCATAGACCTCTTCGCCCGTCAGGTGCAGCGATTCGGCGTTCTGTCCGGGCAGGAATTGCAGCGGAAGAATGCCCATGCCAACCAGGTTCGAGCGGTGAATGCGCTCATAGCTCTCCGCGATGACGAAGCGAACGCCCAGCAGCAGCGGCCCCTTGGCGGCCCAGTCGCGCGATGAGCCGGAACCGTACTCCTTGCCCGCGATGATGGCCAGTGGCGTGCCACGCTCGGCGTACTTCACCGAGGCATCATAGATCGACATCGGGACGTCATCCGGCAGAAACCGGGTCACGCCGCCCTCGGTTCCTGGAGCGAGCCGGTTGCGCAGCCGCACGTTGGCAAAGGTACCGCGCACCATGACCTCATGGTTGCCGCGCCGCGAACCGTAGCTGTTGAAGTCCGCAGGCTTCACGCCATGCTCGCTCAGATATTTTCCCGCCGGGCCATCTTTCTTGATCGAACCAGCCGGAGAGATATGGTCGGTGGTTACGCTGTCACCCAGAACCGCCAGCACACGCGCGCCATGGATGTCCTTCACCGGCTCCGGCTGCGCGCCCATGCCGTCGAAGTAGGGGGCCTTGCGGATGTAGGTCGAATCCGCCTCCCATCCATAGGTGTTGCCCTCTGGGAATTTCAGGTGCTGCCAGTTCTGGTCGCCCTCGGTGACGGTGCCATACTCATGCCGAAACATCTCCGAATCGATGGATGAGGCAACCGTGGCTGCGACCTCGGCCTGAGTTGGCCAGATGTCCCGCAAATATACCGGTTGGTCGTCCTTGCCCTTACCAATCGGCTCGGTATCGAAGTTGTGTTTGATATGCCCGGCGAGAGCATACGCAACCACCAGCGGAGGACTCATCAGATAATTGGCCCGGACCTCGGGCGAGATGCGCCCCTCAAAGTTCCGGTTCCCCGAAAGAACGGAGACGGCAACCAGACCGTGGTCTTCAATGGTCTTGGAGACGTCGGTTGGCAGCGGCCCTGAGTTGCCGATGCAGGTGGTGCATCCATACCCGACCACCTGGAAACGAAGCGCATCGAGATAAGGCATCAGCCCGGACTTCACAAAATAATCCGTGACGACGCGAGACCCCGGAGCCAGCGAAGTCTTCACCCATGGCGGCGTCCGAAGCCCCTTCTCCACGGCTTTTTTAGCCAGCAGACCAGCGGCGATCATCACGTAAGGATTCGACGTATTGGTGCACGACGTGATCGCAGCAATCACAATCGAGCCGTGGTCGAGATACTTCTCTGGATCGATGCCGAACCGGCCTTGGATCGAGACCTGGGGCGCATCCATTACAGCCGTCTCCCCGTCTTTCTTGCGAAGTGTGGCGACCGGAACCGTGGCTGCTTCGACAACCGGCGCGGGAACTCCGATGTGGCTATTAACGTCGCCGTAGGCGCTCGGATGGCCACCTTCTCCCTCCCAGCGGACGAGTTGCCGGTTCACGCCGCCATTCGCATTGGGCCCCAGCAATGAGGGAAGCTGCTGCTCGAACGACGCTCCCACTTCGGGCAGCAGCACCCGGTCCTGCGGGCGCTTCGGTCCGGCCACACTTGGCCGCACGGTGTCGAGATCGAGCGAGGTGGTCACCGAATACTCGGCCTCCTGCGCATCGGGCGTGTGGAACAGGCCCTGCTCACGATAGTAACTCTCGACCAGCGCAATCTGTTCCTCGGTGCGTCCCGTCAGGCGCAGATAATTCAGCGTCTCGGCGTCAACCGGGAAGATTCCGCACGTCGCTCCGTACTCAGGAGCCATATTCGCAATGGTGGCGCGGTTGGCCAGCGGCAGTTCGGAGACGCCCGAGCCATAGAACTCGACGAACTTGCCCACGACGCCCAACTTGCGAAGCTGCTCGGTCACGGTCAACACCAGATCAGTGGCGGTGGTCCCTTCCTTCAGCTTGCCTATCAGTTTGAAGCCGACCACCTGGGGCACCAGCATCGAAACCGGCTGTCCAAGCATGGCCGCCTCAGCCTCGATACCGCCGACGCCCCATCCCAGCACGCCGAGACCATTAATCATGGTCGTATGCGAGTCGGTCCCGACCAGCGTGTCAGGATACGCGGAGACAGTTCCATCGGCATCTGGCTGGGTCGTGAATACCACGCGGGCCAGATACTCGAGGTTCACCTGATGACAGATGCCCATCCCCGGGGGCACCGCCGAGAAGTTGCGGAACGCCGTCTGGCCCCACTTCAGAAATGCATACCGCTCGCGGTTCCGCTGAAACTCCATGGCCGCGTTCAGATCGTAGGCCAGTGTTGTCCCGAACTCATCCACCTGTACTGAATGATCGATGACCAGTTCCGCAGGTTGCAGCGGGTTGATGCGCTCCGGATCGCCGCCCAGGGCGCGCATGGCATCGCGCATCGCAGCCAGATCGACGACGGCGGGAACCCCGGTGAAGTCCTGCATCAGCACGCGGGCAGGCATGTAGGCGATCTCGCGTGAAGGCTCGGCCTTGGGGTCCCAATTGGCGAGAAACTTGATGTCTTCGGCGGTGACGGTGCGGCCATCCTCGTGACGAAGCAAGTTTTCGAGCAGGATGCGCAGCGAAAATGGAAGCCGCGTCAGATTGATACCCGCATCGGCAAGCGCCTGCAGGCGAAAGATACTGTAGTTGGTGGAACCAGACTTCAAAGTGGACTTGCTTTTGAAAGAATCAGGATGCGATTGGGTCGGCATGGTCTCTTCTCCAGAGGAGCGCTACTGTTTCCATTACGGAGCGCGAAGTGAGGGCCGAAGGCGCGGAGTGCAGCGCGAACGGCAAGGGGTGAAGCCTATCAAAATTCTGCGAAGGGGTATAGCTAGCAGCGCCCGCGGTCAGGACGACCGTGGC from Edaphobacter paludis includes:
- a CDS encoding D-alanine--D-alanine ligase, with protein sequence MKKKQRIGILFGGRSGEHEISLLSAASILKAIDKKKYEVVPIGITKQGHWVGSDEAQALLTGNGSQPEPLQLSAGSDLVHQSNNLTQTVDVVFPVLHGTFGEDGTIQGLFELADIAYVGSGVLGSAAGMDKDVMKKLFAAAGLPQTPYLALTRAEWKADPRRCTRQIEKALQYPVFVKPANLGSSVGISKVHDRSELAPAMDLAAGFDRKLVIEQGVGGPGVKPRELEVAVLGNDAPEASVVGEIVPDKEFYDYEAKYVSDASIPIIPAKLTAAESKQIRAMAIAAFRACDCAGLARVDFLMEPARKGKKAQIYLNEINTMPGFTSISMYPKLWGATGLPYKQLIDRLIALAVERHKEKLETSFSLK
- a CDS encoding aconitate hydratase, coding for MPTQSHPDSFKSKSTLKSGSTNYSIFRLQALADAGINLTRLPFSLRILLENLLRHEDGRTVTAEDIKFLANWDPKAEPSREIAYMPARVLMQDFTGVPAVVDLAAMRDAMRALGGDPERINPLQPAELVIDHSVQVDEFGTTLAYDLNAAMEFQRNRERYAFLKWGQTAFRNFSAVPPGMGICHQVNLEYLARVVFTTQPDADGTVSAYPDTLVGTDSHTTMINGLGVLGWGVGGIEAEAAMLGQPVSMLVPQVVGFKLIGKLKEGTTATDLVLTVTEQLRKLGVVGKFVEFYGSGVSELPLANRATIANMAPEYGATCGIFPVDAETLNYLRLTGRTEEQIALVESYYREQGLFHTPDAQEAEYSVTTSLDLDTVRPSVAGPKRPQDRVLLPEVGASFEQQLPSLLGPNANGGVNRQLVRWEGEGGHPSAYGDVNSHIGVPAPVVEAATVPVATLRKKDGETAVMDAPQVSIQGRFGIDPEKYLDHGSIVIAAITSCTNTSNPYVMIAAGLLAKKAVEKGLRTPPWVKTSLAPGSRVVTDYFVKSGLMPYLDALRFQVVGYGCTTCIGNSGPLPTDVSKTIEDHGLVAVSVLSGNRNFEGRISPEVRANYLMSPPLVVAYALAGHIKHNFDTEPIGKGKDDQPVYLRDIWPTQAEVAATVASSIDSEMFRHEYGTVTEGDQNWQHLKFPEGNTYGWEADSTYIRKAPYFDGMGAQPEPVKDIHGARVLAVLGDSVTTDHISPAGSIKKDGPAGKYLSEHGVKPADFNSYGSRRGNHEVMVRGTFANVRLRNRLAPGTEGGVTRFLPDDVPMSIYDASVKYAERGTPLAIIAGKEYGSGSSRDWAAKGPLLLGVRFVIAESYERIHRSNLVGMGILPLQFLPGQNAESLHLTGEEVYAIGDVAGQLKAMLDGKFADGKEITVFAESDLGKTIEFAATVRIDTPQEILYYQNGGILQYVLRQLASKSTASA